Proteins encoded within one genomic window of Terriglobus sp. TAA 43:
- a CDS encoding DciA family protein — translation MQAMRDILRTSLAKSLNTLTPLDRLGAAWAVAAGHATASRTSVSSFHDGVATVTVPDTAWQRQLEMIHGQLRGDLASISRIPVTDILFVLPENAAAPQRPAVPRPARKKR, via the coding sequence ATGCAGGCCATGCGCGACATTCTGCGAACTTCCCTGGCAAAGTCGCTGAATACCCTCACGCCTCTGGATCGCCTGGGAGCCGCGTGGGCCGTTGCCGCAGGGCATGCCACGGCCAGCCGCACTTCCGTATCTTCGTTCCACGACGGCGTTGCAACTGTCACCGTGCCCGACACAGCATGGCAACGCCAACTTGAAATGATCCACGGACAACTGCGCGGCGACCTGGCCAGCATCAGCCGCATCCCCGTGACCGATATACTTTTTGTGTTGCCTGAAAACGCCGCCGCACCACAGCGCCCGGCAGTACCAAGGCCCGCCAGAAAGAAACGATGA
- a CDS encoding acyltransferase family protein, with product MASLTLETTQQPTSTEPAKSAPRRNIAVDAYRGFVMLLMMGEVLRFGAVSRAYPDSRFWHILAFNQSHVEWAGMSLHDTIQPGFTFLVGVALPYSIASRLRRGEGFPRMMLHTLWRAILLIALGIFLRSTHSVMTNFTFEDTLTQIGLGYPIAFLLAFARPRWQWTALGVILVGYWAAWALYPLPGADFNYAAVGVPVDWYHNFTGFLAHWNKNSNLGQAFDVWFLNLFPREHQFLYNGGGYLTLSFIPTLGTMLLGLACGRWIKAAEPGVPLRRMLQAAGIMIAAALLLHFSHICPIVKRIWTPAWTLFSGGVCFLFLAAFTWIIEVKQIRRWAFPLTVVGMNSIAAYLIAELWGRFIVSSFQINLGLRPFMIFGAGLEPLMMGIAVMITYWLILYWMFQRKLFLRI from the coding sequence ATGGCTTCTCTGACATTGGAAACAACACAACAGCCGACGAGCACAGAACCTGCAAAGAGCGCGCCGCGGCGAAACATCGCAGTGGACGCCTATCGCGGCTTCGTGATGTTACTCATGATGGGCGAGGTGTTGCGTTTCGGCGCTGTTTCCCGCGCATATCCCGACAGCCGCTTCTGGCACATTCTCGCCTTCAACCAAAGCCACGTGGAATGGGCAGGCATGTCGCTGCACGACACCATTCAACCTGGCTTTACATTCCTCGTCGGTGTCGCACTTCCCTACTCCATTGCCAGCCGCTTACGTCGAGGTGAAGGCTTCCCTCGCATGATGCTGCACACGCTGTGGCGCGCCATTCTGCTCATCGCTCTCGGCATCTTTCTGCGTTCCACCCATAGTGTGATGACGAACTTCACCTTCGAAGACACACTCACGCAGATCGGCCTCGGATATCCGATCGCCTTCCTGCTGGCCTTCGCGCGACCACGATGGCAATGGACGGCACTGGGTGTAATTCTCGTCGGCTATTGGGCAGCATGGGCGCTGTATCCGCTTCCCGGGGCAGACTTCAACTACGCTGCCGTTGGTGTCCCTGTGGACTGGTATCACAACTTCACTGGCTTCCTGGCTCATTGGAATAAGAACAGTAATTTGGGACAGGCCTTCGATGTCTGGTTCCTGAACCTGTTCCCGCGCGAGCATCAGTTTCTTTACAACGGTGGCGGCTATCTCACACTCAGCTTCATTCCAACTCTCGGAACCATGCTGCTCGGCCTTGCCTGCGGACGCTGGATTAAGGCTGCTGAACCGGGGGTTCCCCTCCGCCGTATGTTGCAGGCCGCTGGCATCATGATCGCCGCAGCGCTACTGCTTCACTTCAGCCACATCTGCCCGATCGTAAAACGCATCTGGACACCGGCATGGACGTTGTTCAGTGGAGGCGTCTGCTTCCTTTTCCTCGCCGCGTTCACATGGATCATTGAAGTGAAGCAAATCCGTCGTTGGGCTTTCCCGCTCACGGTAGTTGGCATGAACTCCATCGCGGCTTACCTGATTGCAGAACTGTGGGGCAGGTTCATCGTCAGCAGCTTTCAGATCAACCTTGGCCTTCGGCCCTTCATGATCTTTGGCGCCGGACTTGAGCCACTCATGATGGGGATCGCCGTAATGATTACGTACTGGCTGATTCTCTACTGGATGTTCCAGCGAAAGCTTTTCCTGAGGATCTGA
- the gatA gene encoding Asp-tRNA(Asn)/Glu-tRNA(Gln) amidotransferase subunit GatA, translating into MKTIPEIRAAILNGDTTASAIAADYLSRIRTGDQIAGQEINSFLSLAEERALRQAEHIDELVKTGAELPPLAGIPIGIKDVLTMVGAPATASSAILKDYHPPYDATAVARLDAAGALLLGKLNCDEFAMGGSNENSAYGVVRNPRALDRVPGGSSGGSAAAVAADFCSISLGTDTGGSVRQPAAFCGVVGLLPTYGRISRYGLIAFASSLDRVGPMAHSVQDIATVLGVLAGPDTMDATSSQEPLSDYVAESKKPVAGMRIGVPKEYFAEGLDAEIRGAVEKVIEDLKAQGCTIKQISLPHTEYAVPTYYVLATAEASSNLSRFDGVRYGHRTENAKNLASLYRESREEGFGAEVKRRILLGTYSLSAGYYDAYYRKAQQVRTLIAQDFVKAFADVDAIVAPMTPTPAWKLGEKADDPISMYLADIYTVAASLAGICGISVPCGETKNGLPIGVQLLAGHFQEGKLLRVAQAVEDTQKSHT; encoded by the coding sequence ATGAAGACCATCCCAGAGATTCGCGCCGCCATCCTGAACGGCGACACCACAGCCTCCGCCATTGCAGCGGACTACCTCTCGCGCATTCGCACCGGCGACCAGATTGCCGGGCAGGAGATCAACAGCTTCCTTTCGCTGGCAGAAGAGCGTGCGCTGCGCCAGGCCGAACACATTGACGAACTGGTGAAGACTGGTGCGGAACTACCGCCGCTCGCTGGCATTCCCATCGGCATCAAAGATGTCCTCACCATGGTGGGCGCACCCGCAACTGCAAGCTCGGCCATCCTGAAGGACTATCACCCGCCGTACGACGCCACCGCAGTTGCCAGGCTCGACGCAGCAGGCGCACTGCTGCTGGGCAAACTGAACTGCGACGAATTCGCGATGGGCGGCAGCAACGAAAACAGTGCCTATGGCGTTGTGCGCAATCCGCGCGCCCTGGATCGCGTACCCGGTGGATCATCGGGTGGTTCTGCTGCAGCAGTCGCTGCAGATTTCTGCTCCATCTCGCTCGGTACAGATACGGGCGGTTCGGTGCGTCAGCCCGCGGCTTTCTGCGGAGTTGTCGGCCTGCTTCCGACCTATGGACGTATCTCGCGCTACGGACTGATCGCCTTCGCCAGCTCACTGGATCGCGTTGGCCCTATGGCTCATTCCGTGCAGGACATTGCCACAGTACTCGGCGTTCTCGCAGGCCCGGATACGATGGATGCCACTAGCTCGCAGGAACCTCTGAGCGACTACGTTGCGGAATCGAAGAAGCCTGTTGCAGGCATGAGGATTGGTGTTCCCAAGGAATACTTCGCAGAGGGTCTCGATGCAGAGATTCGAGGGGCAGTGGAGAAGGTCATCGAAGACCTGAAGGCGCAGGGCTGCACCATCAAGCAGATCAGCCTGCCGCACACCGAATACGCTGTGCCTACCTACTACGTGTTGGCAACAGCAGAAGCCAGCAGCAATCTCTCGCGTTTTGACGGTGTGCGTTATGGACATCGCACGGAGAACGCAAAGAACCTCGCGTCGCTATACCGCGAGAGCCGTGAAGAAGGCTTCGGTGCAGAGGTAAAGCGCCGTATCCTTCTCGGCACGTACTCGCTTTCGGCGGGCTACTACGATGCGTACTATCGCAAGGCGCAGCAGGTGCGCACACTCATCGCGCAGGACTTCGTCAAGGCCTTCGCCGATGTGGATGCCATCGTCGCCCCCATGACACCCACTCCTGCATGGAAGCTGGGCGAGAAGGCCGACGATCCCATCAGCATGTATCTCGCAGACATCTATACAGTGGCTGCATCGCTCGCTGGCATCTGCGGCATCAGTGTTCCCTGCGGCGAGACGAAGAATGGGTTGCCCATCGGCGTGCAATTACTTGCGGGACACTTCCAGGAAGGCAAACTTCTACGAGTTGCTCAGGCAGTAGAAGATACGCAGAAGAGCCACACATAA
- a CDS encoding TlpA disulfide reductase family protein, with protein sequence MRNALVGGIIVVVVAVLAWAGIHNVKARRAAEADAKNRQMTISVDKPGASASMDSPVADLRGKPAAVFTLTSNTGKRVSLNDYKGKPVLLNFWATWCTPCKVEMPWFEEFQKKYAAQGLQVVGINEDEDAKSPEIKAQIKKVLENTGVDYTILMSDQKVGNAYGGLDVLPATFYIDRNGKIVAQAIGLAPKEEAEANIQKIVSGS encoded by the coding sequence ATGCGAAACGCCCTGGTCGGTGGAATCATTGTTGTGGTCGTAGCTGTGCTGGCATGGGCCGGCATTCACAATGTGAAGGCGCGCCGCGCCGCGGAAGCTGACGCGAAAAATCGCCAAATGACCATCTCCGTGGACAAGCCCGGCGCTTCTGCGTCCATGGATTCGCCGGTCGCAGATCTCCGTGGTAAACCTGCCGCCGTCTTCACCCTGACCAGCAATACCGGCAAACGCGTCTCCCTGAACGACTACAAGGGCAAGCCCGTTCTGCTGAACTTCTGGGCCACCTGGTGCACTCCCTGCAAGGTAGAGATGCCCTGGTTTGAGGAGTTCCAGAAGAAGTACGCCGCGCAGGGCCTGCAGGTGGTCGGCATCAACGAAGATGAAGACGCCAAGAGCCCCGAGATTAAGGCGCAGATCAAGAAGGTGCTGGAAAACACAGGCGTGGATTACACCATCCTGATGAGTGACCAGAAAGTGGGCAACGCCTACGGCGGTCTGGATGTTCTGCCCGCGACCTTCTACATCGACCGTAACGGCAAGATCGTGGCACAAGCCATCGGTCTGGCTCCGAAGGAAGAGGCTGAAGCCAACATCCAGAAGATTGTGTCGGGAAGCTAG
- the ftsH gene encoding ATP-dependent zinc metalloprotease FtsH: MNSTVKTVLIWVLMIACVISVWQFVMHSATGGHDSAISLTQLQDYADKGRVAEVTVNGTDVTGKFKDSKESFHTTIPANYPDLYTNLHDKGVNVTIKDQSNSFWFAALVQFLPMMLILGVFLFFLRQMQSGGNKALSFGKSRARLLSLQQKKVTFKDVAGVDEAKEELKEIIEFLREAQKFQKLGGRIPKGVLLVGPPGTGKTLLARAVAGEANVPFFSISGSDFVEMFVGVGASRVRDLFEQGKKNAPCIIFIDEIDAVGRHRGAGLGGGHDEREQTLNQLLVEMDGFESNEGVILIAATNRPDVLDPALLRPGRFDRRVIVDRPDIRGREEVLKVHAKKVPMADDVNLNILARGTPGFSGADLANMVNEAALTAARHNRKAVHMFDFEVAKDKVLMGAERKSMLLSDQEKKVTAYHEAGHTLVSALTENSDPLHKVTIIPRGMALGVTVYLPEEDQHTVTKGYLQARLAMMMGGRCAEEIFLKEMTTGAGNDIERATDLARKMVCEYGMSKMGPMTYGKKEGGEIFLGREIQQHRDFSDSTAQAIDAEVKRFMDEAYSHAYNVLDSNHDIMHRMSQLLLERETLDAEEIKLIIAGKDLPPMKSALAYAEPGGGDTQKVIKPESGRSPGFGEGRPSPA; encoded by the coding sequence TTGAATTCCACTGTAAAGACCGTCCTGATCTGGGTGTTGATGATCGCTTGTGTCATCTCCGTCTGGCAGTTCGTAATGCACAGCGCCACAGGCGGTCATGATTCGGCCATCAGCCTTACGCAGTTGCAGGACTACGCCGATAAGGGCCGCGTCGCTGAAGTTACGGTCAACGGAACTGACGTCACCGGCAAGTTCAAGGATTCGAAAGAGTCCTTCCACACGACAATCCCGGCAAATTATCCGGACCTGTACACCAACCTGCATGACAAGGGCGTCAACGTCACCATTAAGGACCAGTCGAACTCGTTCTGGTTTGCAGCATTGGTGCAGTTCCTGCCCATGATGCTCATTCTGGGCGTCTTCCTGTTCTTCCTGCGCCAGATGCAGTCGGGTGGCAACAAGGCCCTCAGCTTCGGCAAGAGCCGTGCACGCCTGCTTTCGTTGCAGCAGAAGAAGGTCACGTTCAAGGACGTGGCTGGCGTCGACGAAGCCAAGGAAGAGCTGAAGGAAATCATTGAGTTCCTGCGCGAGGCGCAGAAGTTCCAGAAGCTCGGCGGCCGCATCCCCAAGGGTGTATTGCTCGTCGGACCTCCGGGAACAGGTAAGACCCTGCTGGCTCGTGCCGTGGCAGGCGAAGCGAACGTGCCGTTCTTCTCCATCTCCGGTTCGGACTTTGTGGAGATGTTCGTCGGCGTGGGCGCATCGCGTGTGCGCGATCTGTTTGAGCAGGGCAAGAAGAATGCTCCGTGCATTATCTTCATCGACGAAATCGATGCAGTGGGCCGTCACCGTGGCGCTGGCCTCGGCGGTGGACACGATGAGCGCGAACAGACGTTGAACCAGTTGCTGGTTGAGATGGATGGCTTCGAATCGAACGAAGGCGTCATCCTGATCGCTGCGACGAACCGTCCTGATGTTCTGGATCCAGCGCTGCTGCGTCCCGGCCGTTTCGACCGCCGCGTCATCGTGGATCGTCCTGACATCCGTGGCCGTGAGGAAGTCCTCAAGGTCCACGCGAAGAAGGTTCCCATGGCCGACGATGTGAACCTGAACATCCTCGCCCGTGGCACACCGGGTTTCAGCGGCGCTGACCTGGCGAACATGGTGAACGAGGCTGCTCTTACCGCTGCCCGCCACAATCGCAAGGCTGTCCACATGTTCGACTTCGAAGTCGCCAAGGACAAGGTCCTGATGGGTGCTGAACGCAAGAGCATGCTGCTCTCTGACCAGGAGAAGAAGGTGACGGCGTACCACGAAGCCGGTCACACCCTCGTCTCTGCTCTGACTGAGAACAGCGATCCGCTTCACAAGGTCACCATCATTCCGCGCGGTATGGCGCTGGGTGTCACGGTGTATCTGCCGGAAGAGGATCAGCACACGGTCACCAAGGGCTACCTGCAGGCTCGTCTGGCCATGATGATGGGCGGACGCTGCGCCGAGGAAATCTTCCTGAAGGAGATGACCACAGGTGCAGGCAACGACATTGAGCGTGCGACTGATCTGGCCCGCAAGATGGTCTGCGAGTATGGCATGTCCAAGATGGGCCCCATGACCTACGGCAAGAAGGAAGGTGGCGAAATCTTCCTGGGTCGCGAGATCCAGCAGCACCGCGACTTTTCCGATTCGACGGCGCAGGCCATTGATGCTGAGGTCAAACGGTTCATGGATGAGGCTTACAGCCACGCCTATAACGTGCTGGATAGCAACCACGACATCATGCACCGCATGAGCCAGCTTTTGCTGGAGCGTGAGACGCTGGATGCCGAGGAGATCAAGCTGATCATCGCAGGCAAGGATCTGCCGCCGATGAAGTCTGCTCTCGCCTACGCCGAACCCGGCGGCGGCGACACGCAGAAGGTCATCAAGCCGGAATCTGGCCGCTCGCCGGGCTTCGGTGAAGGTCGTCCTTCTCCGGCGTAG
- a CDS encoding protein-disulfide reductase DsbD N-terminal domain-containing protein — MNELQRPTTKASTLRTVLVWVGLLVVVVLIRTVVAHAQSMNVGQPTATKKGHVDFIADGQSIAANQPATVKLHFRVDPGFHINSHSPKSDVLIPTRLTVAMLPGDPEVTNVDFPAGEPFSFAFEPKQKLDVYQGDVVLTAHLKAKPGQHTLKAELYYQACDHAACYPPKKLPIEQPYTAK; from the coding sequence ATGAACGAACTACAGAGACCGACCACAAAGGCATCCACGCTTCGCACTGTCCTTGTTTGGGTTGGTTTGCTTGTCGTCGTCGTCCTCATTCGCACCGTCGTCGCCCATGCACAGAGCATGAACGTGGGCCAGCCCACTGCGACAAAGAAGGGCCATGTCGACTTCATCGCGGACGGCCAGTCCATCGCAGCCAATCAGCCTGCGACCGTAAAGCTGCACTTTCGCGTAGACCCCGGTTTTCACATCAATTCGCATAGCCCGAAGAGCGACGTCCTGATCCCCACGCGGCTCACGGTTGCAATGCTGCCCGGTGACCCGGAAGTAACGAACGTGGACTTCCCGGCCGGCGAGCCATTCTCCTTCGCCTTTGAACCCAAGCAGAAGCTGGATGTGTATCAGGGCGACGTCGTTCTGACTGCACACCTGAAGGCAAAGCCCGGCCAGCACACACTCAAAGCCGAACTGTATTACCAGGCCTGCGATCACGCTGCCTGCTACCCGCCGAAGAAGCTCCCCATCGAGCAGCCGTACACCGCGAAGTAA
- a CDS encoding proline--tRNA ligase: MQRWSKLFIPTLREAPADAEVASHQILLRAGYVRQLGAGIYSYLPLATRSINKINAIVREEMDKIGQEFFLPALNPREIWEESGRWTGMGDNMFRLKDRKGADLCLGMTHEEIMTSIARNEIRSYKQLPQIWYQIQTKFRDEPRPKSGLLRVRQFTMKDAYSFDIDQAGLDHSYDLHDAAYRSIFTRCGLEFVGVEADSGAMGGSQSQEFMVYTEAGEDWIASARNEAGEVVYAANIEKATSKLEAVADLEATAGAPELVHTPGQRTIDEVGEFLKVEKIHQIKTMAYMATWPADAKGVVKTRSLVVFLRGDHQLNEAKLGALVAGAELRPMVPEEIEAAFNAPAGYLGPIGVVAAKAGDDKGIMVVLDAALEGRANLIAGANKEEYHLRNVTPGRDFTATVIADVRNINEGEADPVAGIALRLGKAVEIGHIFKLGYKYSESMGSRVLDKNGKETTPIMGSYGIGIERILTAAIEQSAAKNGKNDKGEWSYVLPASIAPFEVVVTVTKQTDAALAEAGEKIATDLEAAGFDVLLDDRDGSAGVKFKDADLIGVPYRVTIGKRLAEGFVELVDRLQGRTEDVAVANVVTALKTARQQA, from the coding sequence ATGCAACGCTGGTCCAAACTGTTTATTCCCACGCTCCGCGAAGCTCCCGCGGACGCCGAGGTGGCAAGCCACCAGATTCTGCTTCGCGCAGGTTACGTTCGCCAGCTTGGCGCTGGCATTTACAGCTACCTGCCGCTGGCTACGCGCTCCATTAACAAGATCAACGCCATTGTGCGTGAGGAGATGGACAAGATTGGGCAGGAGTTCTTCCTGCCGGCGCTGAACCCGCGTGAGATTTGGGAAGAAAGCGGTCGCTGGACGGGCATGGGCGACAACATGTTCCGCCTGAAGGACCGCAAGGGCGCGGACCTGTGCCTGGGCATGACGCACGAGGAGATTATGACGTCCATCGCGCGCAATGAGATTCGTAGCTACAAGCAGTTACCGCAAATCTGGTACCAGATCCAGACGAAGTTCCGCGACGAACCCCGCCCCAAGAGCGGACTGTTGCGTGTACGTCAGTTCACCATGAAGGACGCGTATTCGTTCGACATTGATCAGGCGGGGCTGGATCACAGCTACGACCTGCATGACGCGGCGTATCGCAGCATCTTTACGCGTTGCGGACTTGAGTTTGTCGGCGTTGAAGCAGATTCGGGCGCTATGGGCGGATCGCAATCGCAGGAATTCATGGTCTACACCGAAGCGGGTGAGGACTGGATTGCTTCTGCTCGCAATGAAGCTGGCGAAGTCGTTTACGCCGCCAACATTGAGAAGGCAACGTCGAAGTTGGAAGCTGTTGCTGATCTGGAAGCAACGGCAGGTGCGCCGGAGTTGGTGCACACGCCGGGACAGCGCACGATTGATGAGGTGGGCGAATTCCTGAAGGTGGAGAAGATTCACCAGATCAAGACGATGGCCTACATGGCCACGTGGCCTGCAGACGCAAAGGGTGTTGTGAAGACGCGTTCGCTCGTTGTCTTCCTGCGTGGCGATCACCAGTTGAACGAAGCCAAGCTGGGCGCTTTGGTGGCGGGTGCAGAGCTGCGTCCCATGGTTCCTGAAGAGATTGAGGCAGCATTCAATGCTCCTGCTGGTTACCTGGGGCCAATCGGTGTGGTTGCGGCGAAGGCTGGCGACGACAAGGGCATCATGGTGGTTCTGGATGCTGCGCTCGAAGGCCGTGCAAACCTGATCGCAGGTGCGAACAAAGAGGAATACCACCTTCGCAACGTGACGCCGGGCCGCGACTTTACGGCCACTGTTATCGCTGATGTTCGCAACATCAACGAGGGCGAGGCTGATCCCGTTGCAGGCATCGCGCTGCGTTTGGGCAAAGCAGTTGAGATTGGTCACATCTTCAAGCTGGGCTACAAGTACAGCGAGAGCATGGGGTCGCGCGTTCTGGATAAGAATGGCAAGGAAACCACGCCCATCATGGGTTCCTACGGCATCGGTATTGAGCGCATTCTGACGGCTGCGATTGAGCAGTCCGCGGCGAAGAACGGCAAGAACGACAAGGGTGAATGGAGCTACGTTCTGCCTGCTTCGATTGCGCCGTTTGAAGTGGTGGTTACGGTGACGAAGCAGACGGATGCGGCGTTGGCAGAGGCAGGCGAGAAGATCGCCACCGATCTGGAAGCGGCTGGCTTTGATGTTCTGCTGGATGACCGTGACGGTTCTGCGGGTGTGAAGTTCAAGGATGCGGACCTGATCGGTGTTCCGTATCGCGTGACCATCGGCAAGCGTCTTGCAGAGGGTTTCGTGGAGTTGGTGGATCGCCTGCAGGGACGAACGGAAGATGTTGCGGTTGCCAATGTCGTTACCGCTTTAAAGACAGCACGCCAGCAAGCCTAA
- the tilS gene encoding tRNA lysidine(34) synthetase TilS yields the protein MAASSRVSLPINRSLMKMGERIAVAVSGGADSTALLLALQEEAAVLGIGLSAAHLHHGIRDAEADADLKFLRELCARLDIPLHVDHADVPAQAATQGETIEEAARHARLAFFDRLMQQGTVRSVATAHTQDDQAETVIMKLIRGAWTEGLGGVSPVMERASGKLIRPLLPASRQDVLAFLKSRNQTWCEDSTNASAAYTRNRVRGTLMPLLREFNPSIDATLSATAELAREEHARWQPEIARLLQQLAMPGKPVRGGGRAVATSPEEQGVAFELERLRTLDLPTRRRLIRAAVERMGVRLGAAETLRILLLAGLAPPETPPDPTVPTKPNSRLQLAHGVRAERSVRELRLVRTVEGSPKR from the coding sequence ATGGCTGCTTCCTCTCGAGTCTCTCTTCCGATAAACCGTTCGCTGATGAAGATGGGCGAGCGTATTGCTGTTGCTGTGAGCGGTGGCGCTGATTCCACTGCGCTGCTGCTGGCGTTACAGGAAGAAGCGGCTGTGTTGGGTATCGGGCTTTCCGCTGCGCATTTGCACCATGGCATTCGTGATGCTGAGGCAGATGCTGACCTGAAGTTTCTGCGCGAACTCTGCGCACGGCTGGATATTCCTCTGCATGTGGATCATGCAGATGTTCCGGCGCAGGCCGCAACTCAGGGGGAGACGATTGAGGAAGCTGCCCGCCATGCGCGTTTGGCATTTTTCGATCGGTTGATGCAGCAGGGAACCGTCCGCTCTGTTGCTACGGCACATACGCAGGACGATCAGGCCGAAACTGTGATCATGAAGCTGATCCGTGGTGCCTGGACGGAAGGGCTGGGCGGGGTTTCTCCGGTGATGGAGCGGGCGTCCGGGAAACTCATCCGGCCGCTGCTGCCTGCGTCTCGGCAGGATGTGCTGGCGTTTCTGAAAAGTCGCAATCAGACCTGGTGTGAGGATTCGACTAATGCCTCCGCTGCGTACACGCGAAACCGTGTCCGAGGGACCCTGATGCCCTTGCTGCGGGAGTTCAACCCGTCCATCGATGCGACACTTTCTGCCACCGCTGAATTGGCCCGTGAGGAACATGCCCGGTGGCAACCGGAGATTGCCCGATTGCTCCAGCAGCTTGCGATGCCTGGAAAGCCAGTTCGTGGCGGTGGGCGCGCCGTTGCGACCTCGCCCGAGGAGCAGGGTGTGGCCTTCGAATTGGAGCGCCTGCGCACGCTGGACCTGCCGACGCGCCGACGCTTGATTCGCGCTGCAGTGGAGCGAATGGGCGTGCGTCTAGGGGCTGCCGAGACTCTGCGCATCCTTCTGCTGGCTGGGCTGGCTCCCCCTGAGACGCCCCCCGATCCAACGGTTCCCACAAAGCCGAACAGCCGGCTCCAACTGGCTCATGGGGTGCGGGCTGAGAGGTCGGTCCGGGAGCTCCGGCTGGTCCGGACGGTCGAGGGCAGCCCAAAGCGGTAA
- a CDS encoding MFS transporter → MAYSTEQLALYRRISLRVAPLALLLYLVAFLDRVNVSFASLTMNHDLGLSDATYGLAAGVFFLGYMVLAIPSNYMIVKVGAPRWVAVLMITWGVVGCATAFVHGAPEYITLRFLLGAAESGFLPGIVYYLTRWLPGKARAGILALLYLAIPLSSVIGSPISAALLRMNGVGGLHGWQWLFLLEAIPAIVLGCAVPWLLDAGPDTATWLSEEDKRMLQQSIEEEASATIHATGSGRAPVGLLAMLAATYFMLMIGLYELGFWTPRLIASHGVSLRWLGWLNALPYAVGAIFLLPWCRWSDRIASRGGNRRWILAASFLSGCAGFLLTAFAPSLPMLLIAISIASFGVYVSMPVFWAAVSQRISPVAVAFAIALINSIGNIGGFIGPYATGWLLDRTHSYAVGLSCTAAALLIGTALVLLAFRKDTNAPTLS, encoded by the coding sequence GTGGCCTATTCCACCGAACAACTTGCGCTCTATCGCCGCATCTCTCTGCGTGTGGCGCCACTGGCACTGCTGCTGTACCTGGTAGCGTTTCTTGACCGCGTAAACGTGAGCTTTGCCTCACTCACCATGAATCACGATCTTGGCCTGTCGGACGCCACCTATGGGCTTGCCGCGGGCGTCTTCTTCCTGGGCTACATGGTGCTGGCGATCCCCAGCAACTACATGATCGTGAAGGTCGGCGCGCCGCGCTGGGTCGCGGTGTTGATGATTACGTGGGGCGTCGTTGGCTGCGCTACCGCATTCGTTCATGGCGCACCCGAATACATCACGTTGCGCTTCCTGCTCGGTGCAGCGGAATCCGGCTTTCTGCCCGGCATTGTGTATTACCTGACACGATGGCTCCCCGGAAAAGCTCGTGCAGGAATACTTGCGTTGCTGTATCTCGCGATTCCGCTATCCAGTGTGATCGGTTCTCCCATTTCCGCAGCACTCCTGCGTATGAATGGTGTAGGCGGCCTGCATGGATGGCAGTGGTTGTTTTTGCTGGAAGCGATACCAGCCATCGTTCTTGGGTGCGCAGTGCCGTGGCTGCTGGATGCAGGCCCTGATACAGCCACATGGCTCAGCGAAGAAGACAAGCGGATGCTGCAACAGAGCATCGAAGAAGAGGCCTCTGCCACCATCCATGCAACAGGCTCAGGACGCGCACCCGTGGGTCTGCTGGCAATGCTCGCGGCCACTTACTTCATGCTGATGATCGGTCTCTATGAACTCGGCTTCTGGACACCGCGATTGATTGCCAGTCACGGAGTAAGCCTGCGGTGGCTGGGTTGGTTGAACGCACTGCCTTATGCCGTAGGAGCTATTTTTCTGCTGCCGTGGTGTCGCTGGTCTGACCGCATCGCTTCACGCGGTGGTAATCGCCGCTGGATACTCGCAGCATCGTTTCTCTCCGGCTGCGCGGGCTTTCTGCTGACAGCATTCGCGCCATCGCTGCCGATGCTGTTGATTGCCATCTCCATCGCGTCCTTTGGCGTGTACGTCTCCATGCCGGTCTTCTGGGCAGCAGTCAGTCAGCGGATATCGCCCGTTGCTGTGGCGTTTGCGATTGCATTGATCAATTCCATCGGCAACATTGGCGGCTTCATTGGCCCGTATGCCACCGGATGGCTGCTCGACCGCACACACAGCTACGCTGTAGGACTCTCCTGCACAGCAGCAGCATTGCTCATTGGCACCGCACTGGTTTTGCTGGCGTTTCGCAAAGACACAAACGCACCGACGCTTTCATAA
- the gatC gene encoding Asp-tRNA(Asn)/Glu-tRNA(Gln) amidotransferase subunit GatC, translating to MTETFDPNEAPEAVPHPETATVTLDDVRHVAALANLQLTAEEEPRMQRDLNAILEHVAQLQKVNTDGVEPMAQVGQLLQKAPALGGSSLRPDAVKPSVDRTVVMDEAPDTDGRFFKVPKVIER from the coding sequence ATGACCGAGACATTCGATCCGAACGAAGCGCCCGAAGCCGTGCCGCATCCTGAAACCGCAACCGTCACGCTGGACGATGTGCGCCACGTGGCCGCGCTGGCCAACCTGCAACTGACCGCAGAAGAAGAGCCGCGCATGCAGCGCGACCTGAATGCCATCCTGGAGCACGTAGCCCAGTTGCAGAAGGTGAACACGGATGGCGTAGAGCCCATGGCGCAGGTAGGACAACTGCTGCAAAAGGCTCCTGCGCTGGGCGGCAGTTCGCTGCGCCCGGATGCCGTGAAGCCCTCCGTGGATCGCACCGTGGTGATGGACGAAGCACCGGACACCGATGGCCGCTTCTTCAAGGTGCCCAAGGTGATTGAGCGATAG